Proteins encoded together in one Polaribacter reichenbachii window:
- a CDS encoding AtpZ/AtpI family protein, which produces MEKNNKNNKTNKKPLNKALQLSGAGLQMGLTIYLGFLLGKWLDKTFETNFLKETITLLAIFLAMYSLIKQANKIND; this is translated from the coding sequence ATGGAAAAGAACAACAAGAACAACAAAACAAACAAAAAGCCATTAAATAAAGCGCTTCAACTTTCTGGTGCAGGTTTACAAATGGGTTTAACCATTTATTTGGGTTTTTTACTGGGCAAATGGCTAGATAAAACTTTCGAAACAAATTTTTTAAAAGAAACAATTACACTTCTTGCCATATTTTTAGCAATGTATTCTTTAATAAAACAAGCCAATAAAATTAATGATTAA
- a CDS encoding bactofilin family protein, translated as MERNVIAKNTTINGEIISDGDFRIDGVLEGSLTTKGRVIVGSGGFVKGKVNALNADIEGKISGELNVDKTLTVKAIADISGNVIVGKLSVEPGATFNASCAMKVSSKVLKIENGKEQQEQQNKQKAIK; from the coding sequence ATGGAAAGAAACGTTATCGCAAAAAACACAACCATAAATGGTGAAATAATTTCTGATGGAGATTTTAGAATTGACGGAGTTTTAGAAGGTAGTTTAACTACAAAAGGTAGAGTAATTGTTGGTTCTGGAGGTTTTGTAAAAGGTAAAGTAAATGCTTTAAATGCAGATATAGAAGGTAAAATTTCTGGCGAATTAAATGTAGATAAAACACTAACAGTTAAAGCGATAGCAGATATTTCTGGAAATGTAATTGTTGGTAAACTTTCTGTAGAACCTGGTGCAACATTTAATGCTTCTTGTGCTATGAAAGTGTCTTCTAAAGTCTTAAAAATTGAGAATGGAAAAGAACAACAAGAACAACAAAACAAACAAAAAGCCATTAAATAA
- a CDS encoding DUF6168 family protein: MIKQLIIYNVVFIALYILGYNIHQFILLKQELYLSFSLEKVYLFHTAFSALICINFLLLSTVNKIFEQLGFIYLASIVLKLLLFGIIFYKPIFSEENLSLASRISLFIPMILFLLTEAIFVAKILKKRE, encoded by the coding sequence ATGATTAAGCAATTAATTATTTACAACGTTGTATTTATTGCTCTTTACATTTTAGGGTATAATATTCATCAATTTATACTCTTAAAACAAGAACTTTATCTCTCTTTTTCATTAGAGAAAGTTTACCTTTTTCATACTGCTTTTTCAGCATTAATTTGCATTAATTTCTTGTTACTTTCTACTGTTAATAAAATTTTTGAACAGCTAGGTTTCATCTATCTTGCCAGTATCGTTTTAAAACTTTTACTTTTTGGCATTATCTTCTATAAACCAATATTTTCGGAAGAAAATTTGTCTTTAGCATCTAGAATTTCTCTTTTTATACCAATGATTCTTTTTTTATTAACAGAGGCAATTTTTGTAGCTAAAATTTTAAAGAAAAGAGAATAA
- the atpB gene encoding F0F1 ATP synthase subunit A, translated as MKIATKSIKFLTIALVALFSATVFASGSDRKHNDHKDGGQVNTKEEVEAYILHHIKDSHDFSLFSYTSDEGERKHFGFPLPIILWTSEGLVTFMSSEFHHNDDGHVIVEKKGLKFAKVHSKILELDKGAATVSFDETHHATNAHKVLDFSITKSVVGILLIGFLLLFWFSRLAKQYKTKQIPTGFARVLEPLVIYVRDEIARPNIGDKHYRRFTGYLLTVFFFIWVLNLVGLTPLGFNVTGQLAVTACLAIFTLVIYSVSGTKGYWMHMLWMPGVPVLIRPVLAIIELAGALLIKPFSLLVRLFANISAGHIVVMSLIAIMFTLKESLGTVGATGLSLVLSFFITLIEVLVAFLQAYIFTMLSALFIGMAVEDHAEAH; from the coding sequence ATGAAGATTGCAACAAAATCAATCAAATTTCTTACAATAGCATTAGTAGCTCTTTTTTCGGCTACAGTTTTTGCTTCTGGTTCAGACAGAAAACACAACGATCATAAAGATGGTGGTCAGGTAAATACGAAAGAAGAGGTAGAAGCTTATATTCTACATCACATTAAAGATTCTCACGATTTTTCTTTATTTTCATACACTTCGGATGAAGGAGAAAGAAAACATTTTGGTTTTCCATTACCAATCATTTTATGGACAAGTGAAGGTTTGGTAACTTTTATGTCTTCAGAATTTCATCATAATGATGATGGTCATGTAATTGTAGAAAAGAAAGGATTAAAATTTGCGAAAGTACACAGTAAAATATTAGAATTAGATAAAGGTGCTGCAACAGTTTCTTTTGATGAAACTCATCATGCAACTAATGCACACAAAGTGTTAGATTTTTCTATCACTAAAAGTGTAGTTGGTATTTTATTAATTGGTTTCTTATTGTTGTTTTGGTTTTCTAGATTGGCTAAACAATACAAGACAAAGCAAATTCCTACAGGTTTTGCTAGAGTTTTAGAGCCTTTAGTAATTTACGTAAGAGACGAAATTGCAAGACCAAATATTGGTGATAAGCACTACAGAAGATTTACAGGTTATTTGTTAACTGTATTTTTCTTTATTTGGGTTTTAAACTTAGTTGGTTTAACTCCATTAGGTTTTAATGTTACAGGTCAGTTAGCTGTAACAGCTTGTTTAGCAATTTTTACATTAGTAATTTATTCAGTAAGTGGTACAAAAGGATATTGGATGCATATGTTATGGATGCCAGGAGTTCCTGTATTAATTCGCCCAGTTTTAGCTATTATAGAATTAGCGGGTGCATTATTAATTAAACCATTTTCATTATTAGTTCGTTTATTTGCGAACATTTCAGCAGGTCATATTGTGGTAATGAGCTTAATTGCAATTATGTTTACACTTAAGGAGTCTTTAGGGACAGTAGGTGCAACAGGATTGTCTTTAGTATTATCATTTTTTATAACATTAATTGAGGTTTTGGTAGCTTTTTTACAAGCGTATATCTTTACAATGCTTTCAGCATTATTTATTGGTATGGCAGTAGAAGATCATGCTGAGGCGCATTAA
- a CDS encoding F0F1 ATP synthase subunit B has product METLLNDFSPGLFVVSTILLLALIALMVKFAWKPILNSLEERESGIEDALAAAENARKEMQNLTADNERLVKEARAEREAMMKDARAISDKMIADAKEDAKEVTSKLIENAQASIQQEKQAALAELKKNVAELSIGIAESVIKKELSNKEDQLALVEGILKDVTLN; this is encoded by the coding sequence ATGGAAACTTTACTAAACGATTTTTCACCAGGGTTATTTGTAGTATCTACAATTTTATTATTAGCTTTAATTGCTTTAATGGTAAAATTTGCTTGGAAACCAATTTTAAACTCTTTAGAAGAGAGAGAATCAGGTATAGAAGATGCATTAGCTGCAGCAGAAAATGCTCGTAAAGAAATGCAAAACTTAACTGCTGATAACGAAAGATTAGTAAAAGAAGCTAGAGCAGAAAGAGAAGCAATGATGAAGGACGCTAGAGCAATTAGCGATAAGATGATTGCAGATGCTAAAGAAGATGCAAAAGAGGTAACTAGTAAGTTAATCGAAAATGCACAAGCTTCTATTCAACAAGAAAAGCAAGCAGCTTTAGCTGAGTTAAAAAAGAATGTTGCAGAATTATCTATTGGTATTGCAGAATCTGTAATTAAAAAAGAATTATCTAATAAAGAAGATCAACTAGCTTTAGTTGAAGGGATCTTAAAAGATGTTACTTTAAACTAA
- the trxA gene encoding thioredoxin — protein sequence MTENLTKATFLEKVFNFEKNEEWKFEGNKPALIDFYADWCGPCKMIAPILEELSEEYADKINIYKIDTEAEQELSAAFGIRSIPSMLFCPTEGQPQMANGALPKAELERVIADVLKVTK from the coding sequence ATGACAGAGAATTTAACAAAAGCAACTTTTTTAGAAAAGGTTTTTAATTTTGAAAAAAATGAAGAATGGAAATTTGAAGGAAACAAACCAGCTTTAATCGATTTTTATGCAGATTGGTGTGGACCTTGTAAAATGATAGCACCAATTTTAGAAGAATTATCTGAGGAATATGCAGATAAAATAAACATTTACAAAATAGACACTGAAGCAGAACAAGAATTGTCTGCTGCATTTGGAATTAGAAGTATTCCTTCTATGTTATTTTGCCCTACAGAAGGTCAGCCACAAATGGCAAATGGAGCTTTACCAAAAGCAGAATTAGAAAGAGTTATTGCTGATGTTTTAAAGGTGACAAAATAA
- the atpE gene encoding ATP synthase F0 subunit C, giving the protein MYNLIGAGLIVIGAGIGLGQIGGKAMEGIARQPEATGKIQTAMIIIAALLEGLAFGALFLGK; this is encoded by the coding sequence ATGTACAATTTAATTGGAGCAGGATTAATCGTAATCGGAGCAGGTATTGGTTTAGGTCAAATTGGTGGAAAAGCAATGGAAGGTATTGCTCGTCAGCCAGAAGCAACTGGTAAAATCCAAACAGCAATGATTATTATCGCTGCATTATTAGAAGGTTTAGCATTTGGTGCATTATTCTTAGGAAAATAA
- a CDS encoding tetratricopeptide repeat protein, translating to MKNTQKTLILVIIFATIYACGTKKDTFISRNYQALTTKYNVLFNGKQYFQEGVNAINEEYKDDWFQQLPIEPIVFDEDEFVIPKYNNGPGTGFGNSRKKEEVQKELTTFEKAEEKAIKAIQIHGMNIDGYERNRQIDDAYLLLGKSRYYSQRFVPAVEAFNYVIANYPQANLIAETKIWRAKTNIRMDNEETAIETMKLLLVVRDTLEAHLPDEIKEQGHTALAMAYVRSDSLQKAKHHLQLATRTLNNRAQAARNLFVLGQMYSQEGKKDSASLVYQKLIDFKKAPYKYKIHANIELAKNSPNDSTANVVLEKLQKLIKDRDNRPYLDELYYQTGVLHQNNDSIQLALDYYNKSLRAEKGGDKQRTFTYEKLGNISFKQDLYQQASAYYDSVLQVSKDTLNLRIRRIKRKHKNLASLIKFENIVAKNDSIVRIASLSEDEQKQFFENYIEKLKTADEEAAQIRLNQLDFGDTNNGLQSADKGNWYFYNNQSLSFGKSEFQKIWGTRKLEDNWRWLEKSTIGGGTKDSAQTKKVNLKYDLDTYLSTIPTEISEIDSLKIDRNQALYELGLIYKEQFKNQKLAKERLVRVASLQPAKELMLPINWHLYEIYTNLGDVSSAEKYKNVILNQYPNTKFAQVIQNPNTKFEEEVAVNEIENTYKEMYYLYKENKFEEVITKVDEFLPTITNSELLPKFELLKAFAIGKFKDKEAYKTALEFVAVSYGNTEEGKRAKAIVAQLEK from the coding sequence GTGAAAAACACGCAGAAAACACTTATTTTAGTTATCATTTTTGCAACCATATATGCTTGTGGTACAAAAAAAGATACTTTTATAAGCAGAAATTACCAAGCTCTTACTACAAAATACAATGTACTTTTTAATGGTAAACAATACTTTCAAGAAGGTGTAAATGCTATTAATGAAGAGTATAAAGACGATTGGTTTCAGCAATTACCAATAGAACCTATTGTTTTTGATGAAGATGAATTTGTTATTCCTAAATATAACAATGGTCCAGGTACTGGTTTTGGTAATTCTAGAAAAAAAGAAGAAGTGCAAAAAGAGCTCACTACTTTCGAAAAAGCTGAAGAAAAAGCCATTAAAGCCATTCAAATACATGGAATGAATATAGATGGTTATGAACGTAATAGACAAATAGATGATGCTTATTTGTTGTTAGGTAAATCTCGTTATTATTCGCAACGTTTTGTGCCAGCTGTAGAAGCTTTTAATTATGTAATTGCAAATTATCCTCAGGCAAACCTTATTGCAGAAACTAAAATTTGGCGCGCAAAAACCAATATTAGAATGGATAATGAAGAAACTGCCATTGAAACGATGAAGCTTTTATTGGTGGTTAGAGATACTTTAGAAGCCCATTTACCAGACGAAATTAAAGAACAAGGCCACACAGCTTTAGCAATGGCTTATGTAAGAAGCGATAGTTTACAGAAAGCAAAACATCATTTACAATTAGCAACAAGAACTTTAAATAATAGAGCACAAGCAGCAAGAAATTTATTTGTTTTAGGACAAATGTATAGCCAAGAAGGTAAAAAGGATTCTGCAAGTTTGGTGTATCAAAAGTTAATCGATTTTAAAAAAGCGCCTTACAAATATAAAATTCACGCAAATATAGAATTGGCAAAAAATTCGCCTAACGATTCTACTGCAAATGTAGTTTTAGAAAAATTGCAAAAACTGATAAAAGATAGAGACAACAGACCTTATTTAGATGAGTTGTATTATCAAACAGGAGTTTTACATCAAAATAATGACAGCATTCAGTTAGCTTTAGATTATTATAATAAATCTTTAAGAGCTGAAAAAGGAGGTGATAAACAGAGAACATTTACCTACGAAAAATTAGGAAATATCTCTTTTAAACAAGATTTATATCAGCAGGCAAGTGCTTATTATGATAGCGTTTTACAAGTATCTAAAGACACTTTGAATTTAAGAATTAGACGCATCAAAAGAAAACATAAAAACTTAGCATCATTAATTAAGTTCGAAAATATTGTTGCTAAAAATGATAGCATTGTTAGAATTGCATCTTTATCCGAAGACGAACAGAAACAGTTTTTTGAAAACTATATCGAAAAACTTAAAACTGCTGATGAAGAAGCTGCACAAATAAGATTAAATCAATTGGATTTTGGTGATACAAATAATGGTTTACAATCTGCGGATAAAGGAAATTGGTATTTTTATAACAATCAATCTTTAAGTTTTGGTAAGTCTGAGTTTCAAAAAATTTGGGGAACCAGAAAATTAGAAGATAACTGGAGATGGTTAGAAAAATCGACTATTGGTGGTGGAACTAAAGATTCTGCACAAACAAAAAAAGTAAACTTAAAATATGATTTAGATACGTATTTAAGTACAATTCCTACAGAAATATCAGAAATTGATAGCTTAAAAATAGACAGAAATCAAGCTTTATACGAATTAGGTTTAATTTATAAAGAGCAGTTTAAAAATCAGAAATTAGCAAAAGAACGTTTAGTAAGAGTTGCTTCTTTGCAGCCAGCAAAAGAATTAATGCTACCAATAAACTGGCATTTATATGAAATTTATACCAATTTAGGTGATGTTTCTAGTGCTGAAAAATATAAAAATGTAATTCTAAATCAGTATCCAAATACCAAGTTTGCGCAAGTTATTCAGAACCCGAATACAAAATTCGAAGAAGAAGTTGCTGTAAATGAAATAGAAAATACATACAAAGAAATGTATTATTTATACAAAGAAAATAAGTTCGAAGAGGTAATTACTAAGGTTGATGAATTTTTACCTACAATTACTAATTCAGAATTATTGCCTAAATTTGAATTATTAAAAGCTTTTGCTATTGGTAAATTTAAAGACAAAGAAGCTTATAAAACAGCCTTAGAATTTGTAGCAGTTAGCTATGGAAATACTGAAGAAGGTAAAAGAGCAAAAGCCATTGTAGCACAATTAGAGAAGTAG
- a CDS encoding DUF5687 family protein, whose product MISHFLKLEWKQYFRSSHWQKGIGIKIIMGFFVLYFITIFLGIGIGGYFFLKEKFPEQDPLQIVNSYLLYAILGDLIFRYLMQKLPIMNIKPFLILPIKKSRLVHYVLGKSSFSAFNILGLFFYIPFSIVLIKEGYNTAGVLGWLFLIIMIIQSSNFLNFLINKNNVVFGVIATTLAALIALQKFNIYDVTTAGGRIFDFVYANPTFALIGILVLVTLYYLNYKQLRNQVYLDEAVSQKVTEAKSVDLSFTDRLGDVAPFIKNDIRLIWRNKRTRTVFLMSFPFLFYGLIFFTQETYQKMPAMLMFASLFVTGGFALNYGQFIPAWDSAHYKMLMSQSFKYRKFLESKWILMVVMTSILYLLSIPYLYFGLDIFLMITAGAVFNIGFNSLFLIYAGSYNRKRIDLTKGGFGNTQGTSATQFIIMIPLMLFPMLLFWIFNKFVGGFSGYIVVATVGVLAFLLKNYAMNFIEKKYIKDKYAMINAFGKEA is encoded by the coding sequence ATGATTTCACATTTTTTAAAACTAGAATGGAAACAGTATTTTAGATCTTCTCACTGGCAAAAAGGAATAGGTATTAAGATAATTATGGGCTTTTTTGTTCTATATTTTATTACTATTTTTTTAGGAATTGGTATAGGAGGTTACTTTTTTCTTAAAGAAAAATTTCCAGAGCAAGACCCACTTCAAATTGTAAACTCGTATTTATTATATGCTATTTTAGGCGATTTAATATTTAGGTATTTAATGCAAAAGTTGCCAATAATGAATATTAAACCTTTTTTAATATTACCCATTAAAAAAAGTAGATTGGTTCATTATGTTTTAGGTAAATCATCCTTTTCTGCTTTTAATATTTTAGGGTTGTTTTTTTACATACCTTTTTCTATTGTGTTAATTAAAGAGGGTTACAATACTGCAGGCGTTTTAGGTTGGTTATTTTTAATTATTATGATAATTCAATCTTCCAATTTTCTGAATTTTCTAATCAATAAAAACAATGTAGTTTTTGGGGTAATTGCCACAACTTTAGCAGCCTTAATCGCTTTACAGAAATTTAATATTTATGATGTAACTACAGCTGGAGGTAGAATTTTCGACTTTGTGTATGCAAATCCTACATTTGCTTTAATTGGCATTCTTGTATTGGTTACTTTGTATTATTTAAATTACAAACAACTTCGTAATCAAGTGTATTTAGATGAAGCTGTTTCTCAAAAAGTAACAGAAGCAAAATCTGTAGATTTATCTTTTACAGATAGATTAGGAGATGTTGCACCATTTATAAAAAACGATATCCGTTTAATTTGGCGAAACAAAAGAACAAGAACAGTGTTTTTAATGTCGTTTCCTTTTTTATTCTACGGATTAATTTTCTTTACACAAGAAACCTATCAAAAAATGCCAGCAATGTTAATGTTTGCTTCTTTGTTTGTAACTGGTGGTTTTGCGTTGAATTATGGTCAGTTTATTCCTGCTTGGGATAGTGCTCATTATAAAATGTTAATGAGTCAGAGTTTTAAATATCGTAAATTTTTAGAATCTAAATGGATTTTAATGGTAGTAATGACATCGATATTATACCTTTTAAGTATTCCTTATCTATATTTTGGTTTAGACATCTTTTTAATGATTACAGCAGGCGCTGTTTTTAATATTGGCTTTAACTCACTATTTCTAATTTATGCAGGTTCATATAACAGAAAAAGAATCGATTTAACAAAAGGAGGTTTTGGTAATACACAAGGTACAAGTGCAACACAGTTTATAATTATGATTCCTTTAATGTTATTCCCAATGTTATTATTTTGGATTTTCAACAAATTTGTTGGTGGTTTTTCTGGTTATATTGTTGTAGCTACTGTAGGTGTTTTAGCCTTCTTATTAAAAAACTACGCAATGAATTTTATAGAAAAAAAATACATTAAAGATAAATACGCTATGATTAATGCTTTTGGTAAAGAAGCCTAA
- the atpA gene encoding F0F1 ATP synthase subunit alpha: protein MASIKPAEVSAILKEQLTNFEAQASLNEVGTVLQVGDGIARVYGLSNVQYGELVEFDNGLEGIVLNLEEDNAGVVLLGASTSVREGSTVKRTERIASLRAGEGIVGRVVDTLGSPIDGKGPITGTTYEMPLERRAPGVIYREPVTEPLQTGIKSIDAMIPVGRGQRELIIGDRQTGKSTVALDTILNQKEFYDAGNPVYCIYVAIGQKASTVAAIANMLEERGALAYTTIVAANASDPAAMQVYAPFAGAAIGEFFRDSGRPALIVFDDLSKQAVAYREISLLLRRPPGREAYPGDVFYLHSRLLERAAKIINDDKIASEMNDLPDSLKGIVKGGGSLTALPIIETQAGDVSAYIPTNVISITDGQIFLDGDLFNSGVRPAINVGISVSRVGGNAQIKSMKKVSGTLKLDQAQFRELEAFAKFGSDLDAATMNVISKGQRNVEILKQAQNDPFTVEDQVAIIYAGSKNLLKDVPVNQVKKFEKDYIDYLNAKHRDALDILKSGKLTPEVTATLEEAAAEISKHFA from the coding sequence ATGGCAAGTATTAAACCAGCTGAAGTATCAGCAATTTTAAAAGAACAATTAACTAATTTTGAAGCTCAAGCTTCATTAAACGAAGTAGGTACTGTATTACAAGTAGGTGATGGTATTGCTCGTGTTTATGGATTGTCTAACGTACAATATGGTGAGTTAGTAGAATTCGATAACGGATTAGAAGGTATTGTTTTAAACTTAGAAGAAGATAATGCAGGTGTTGTATTATTAGGAGCTTCAACTTCTGTAAGAGAAGGTTCTACAGTTAAAAGAACTGAAAGAATTGCATCTTTAAGAGCAGGTGAAGGAATTGTAGGTAGAGTTGTAGATACTTTAGGAAGCCCTATAGATGGTAAAGGACCAATTACAGGTACTACTTACGAAATGCCTTTAGAAAGAAGAGCACCAGGAGTTATCTATAGAGAGCCAGTAACTGAGCCATTACAAACTGGTATTAAATCTATTGATGCAATGATTCCTGTTGGTAGAGGTCAGCGTGAGTTGATTATTGGAGATAGACAAACAGGTAAATCTACAGTAGCTTTAGATACCATTTTAAATCAAAAAGAATTTTACGATGCTGGTAACCCAGTATATTGTATATATGTAGCTATTGGTCAAAAAGCTTCTACTGTTGCAGCAATTGCAAATATGTTAGAAGAAAGAGGCGCATTAGCCTATACAACAATAGTAGCAGCAAATGCATCAGATCCTGCAGCAATGCAAGTGTATGCGCCTTTTGCTGGAGCAGCAATTGGAGAGTTTTTTAGAGATTCAGGAAGACCAGCTTTAATTGTTTTTGATGATTTATCAAAACAAGCAGTTGCTTACCGTGAAATTTCATTATTATTAAGAAGACCTCCAGGACGTGAGGCGTATCCTGGTGATGTATTTTACTTACACTCAAGATTATTAGAACGTGCTGCAAAAATAATCAATGATGATAAAATTGCTAGTGAAATGAACGATTTACCAGATTCTTTAAAAGGAATTGTAAAAGGTGGAGGTTCTTTAACTGCATTACCGATTATTGAAACACAAGCAGGTGATGTATCAGCATATATTCCTACAAACGTAATTTCGATTACTGATGGACAGATTTTCTTAGATGGAGATTTATTTAACTCAGGTGTAAGACCAGCAATTAACGTAGGTATTTCTGTATCTCGTGTTGGTGGTAATGCACAGATTAAATCTATGAAAAAAGTATCTGGTACTTTAAAATTAGATCAAGCTCAGTTTAGAGAATTAGAAGCATTTGCAAAGTTTGGTTCTGATTTAGATGCAGCTACAATGAATGTAATTTCTAAAGGACAAAGAAACGTTGAGATCTTAAAACAAGCACAGAACGATCCTTTTACTGTAGAAGACCAAGTAGCAATTATTTATGCTGGTTCTAAAAACTTATTAAAAGACGTACCTGTAAATCAAGTTAAAAAGTTCGAGAAAGATTATATCGATTATTTAAATGCAAAACATAGAGATGCATTAGATATTTTAAAATCTGGTAAGTTAACTCCAGAAGTTACTGCTACTTTAGAGGAAGCTGCAGCAGAAATATCAAAGCACTTTGCATAA
- the atpH gene encoding ATP synthase F1 subunit delta produces MKDARAALRYAKAILNLAKDSKDESAVNTDMHLIASTIAENKEFGVVLESPIIKSLDKMKVLNAMFSSKVNNITLGLFNLLKENKRIGMLGSIAKQYTIIFDYYKHIQVAKVTTAVPITPEVEKHILSKIVALTGEEANLENHVNPDILGGFILRVGDVQYDASISNYLSELKKEFDNSHYIPKI; encoded by the coding sequence ATGAAAGACGCAAGAGCAGCATTACGTTATGCCAAAGCAATCTTAAATCTTGCTAAAGATTCAAAAGATGAATCTGCGGTTAATACAGATATGCATTTAATAGCATCGACTATTGCAGAAAACAAAGAATTTGGAGTAGTACTAGAAAGTCCGATTATTAAATCTTTGGACAAAATGAAGGTATTAAACGCAATGTTTTCTAGCAAAGTAAATAATATTACTTTAGGTCTTTTTAACTTATTAAAAGAAAATAAAAGAATAGGAATGTTAGGGTCAATTGCCAAACAATACACTATTATTTTCGATTACTATAAGCACATACAAGTAGCTAAAGTTACTACTGCAGTGCCCATTACTCCAGAAGTAGAAAAGCATATTTTATCAAAAATAGTTGCTTTAACTGGTGAAGAAGCAAATTTAGAAAATCACGTAAATCCTGATATTTTAGGTGGTTTTATATTACGTGTTGGAGATGTGCAATATGATGCAAGTATCTCTAATTATTTAAGCGAGTTAAAAAAGGAATTTGACAATAGTCATTATATTCCAAAAATTTAA
- a CDS encoding PadR family transcriptional regulator: MGNQKLYKGSLQTIILKLLETNDKMYGYEITQKVKELTKGELKITEGALYPALHKLEADGLLDVEVAKVGNRLRKYYKLTESGTKETANKLNEMQEFLRTMQQLVNPKLSLE, encoded by the coding sequence ATGGGAAATCAGAAATTATATAAAGGTTCTTTACAAACCATCATTTTAAAATTATTAGAAACTAATGATAAAATGTATGGTTACGAAATTACTCAAAAAGTAAAAGAACTAACTAAAGGTGAATTAAAAATTACAGAAGGTGCTTTGTACCCAGCTTTACACAAATTAGAAGCTGATGGTTTGCTAGATGTTGAGGTTGCAAAAGTGGGTAACAGATTGCGTAAATATTACAAACTTACAGAATCTGGCACCAAAGAAACTGCCAATAAGTTAAATGAAATGCAAGAGTTTTTAAGAACGATGCAACAATTGGTAAACCCTAAATTAAGTTTGGAGTAA
- a CDS encoding ABC transporter ATP-binding protein — MITIDTVSKKYGKTEVLNVASIEIPTGQSFGLVGNNGAGKTTLFNILLDLIRPTTGAIINNDIVVNQSEDWKNFTGSFIDESFLIGYLTPEEYFDFIGDLRGMNKADVKNFIAKFDEFFNDEIIGKKKYLRDLSKGNQKKAGIVAAMMGNPQVVILDEPFANLDPTTQIRLKKIIKELTDNKEVTVLVSSHDLTHVTEVCERIVVLEKGSVVKDIETSTETLKELESYFAE, encoded by the coding sequence ATGATTACAATAGATACAGTTTCAAAAAAATACGGAAAAACAGAGGTTTTAAATGTTGCATCAATAGAAATTCCTACTGGCCAAAGTTTTGGTTTAGTTGGTAATAATGGAGCAGGAAAAACTACTCTGTTTAATATTTTGTTAGATTTAATTAGACCAACTACTGGTGCAATTATTAATAATGATATTGTTGTAAACCAAAGCGAAGATTGGAAAAATTTTACAGGTTCTTTTATTGATGAATCTTTTTTAATAGGCTATTTAACACCAGAAGAATATTTCGATTTTATTGGCGATTTAAGAGGGATGAACAAAGCCGATGTTAAAAATTTTATAGCAAAGTTCGATGAGTTTTTTAATGATGAAATAATTGGAAAGAAAAAATACTTGAGAGATTTAAGTAAAGGAAACCAGAAAAAAGCAGGTATTGTAGCTGCAATGATGGGTAACCCACAAGTTGTAATTTTAGACGAACCTTTTGCTAATTTAGATCCTACAACACAGATTAGACTTAAAAAAATCATTAAAGAATTAACAGATAATAAAGAAGTTACAGTTTTAGTTTCTAGTCATGATTTAACACACGTAACAGAAGTTTGCGAAAGAATTGTGGTTTTAGAAAAAGGATCTGTGGTAAAAGACATAGAAACATCAACAGAAACTTTAAAAGAATTAGAGAGCTATTTTGCTGAATAA